In Bosea sp. Tri-49, a genomic segment contains:
- the repC gene encoding plasmid replication protein RepC has product MVSHISTTPFGRRTLTLAHVASQADAKDRPPEKAVHKWNIFRAICMAKNRLGVTERALAVLDALLTFHPETVLTGEGLVVFPSNQQLCLRAHGMSPATLRRHLAVLVDCGLIIRRDSPNGKRYARKGRGGEIELAFGFDLAPLVVRAEEFEALAEEVLAEDRALKLARERITICRRDICKMIATGIEEGVPTRRDGRGPANWAELHELYRGIVGRLPRTATRTLLEEIATELSLLADEILNLLEMHIKTQNPSGNESHSERHKQNSKPDSLFDLEPRSPESRGAIVAFDPEPERMPDRTYPLGMVLDACPDIIDYSRGGIGNWRDFQAAVAVVRPMLGISPSAWFDAQTVMGESDAAVVVAAILQRGEAISSAGGYLRGLTRKAAAGEFSLGPMLMALIGSRKREKQRA; this is encoded by the coding sequence ATGGTTTCGCACATCTCAACGACGCCCTTTGGGCGGCGAACGCTGACGCTTGCGCATGTGGCAAGCCAGGCGGACGCGAAGGATAGACCGCCGGAGAAAGCGGTCCACAAATGGAACATCTTCCGCGCGATCTGCATGGCGAAGAACCGTCTGGGGGTGACCGAGCGCGCCCTGGCGGTCCTGGACGCCCTGCTGACGTTTCACCCGGAGACAGTCCTGACAGGGGAGGGGCTGGTGGTCTTTCCCTCCAACCAGCAGCTCTGCCTGCGGGCGCATGGCATGTCGCCGGCGACGTTGCGACGTCATCTCGCGGTCCTGGTCGACTGTGGCTTGATCATCCGGCGCGATAGCCCGAACGGGAAGCGCTATGCCCGCAAGGGCAGGGGAGGGGAGATCGAGCTCGCTTTCGGCTTCGACCTGGCGCCACTGGTTGTCCGCGCCGAGGAATTCGAAGCGCTGGCGGAAGAGGTCCTGGCTGAAGACCGGGCTCTGAAGCTCGCGCGCGAGCGGATTACAATCTGTCGGCGGGACATCTGCAAGATGATCGCGACGGGCATCGAAGAGGGCGTTCCGACGCGAAGGGATGGCCGGGGGCCGGCCAACTGGGCCGAACTGCATGAGCTCTATAGGGGCATTGTCGGCCGGCTTCCGCGGACCGCCACGCGAACGCTGCTCGAAGAGATCGCGACCGAGCTGTCGCTGCTTGCCGACGAAATCCTCAACCTTCTGGAGATGCACATTAAAACTCAGAATCCGAGCGGCAATGAGTCTCATTCTGAGCGTCACAAACAGAATTCAAAACCAGACTCTCTTTTTGATCTTGAACCACGCTCTCCAGAGAGCAGGGGGGCGATTGTCGCGTTCGATCCTGAACCGGAGCGGATGCCGGACAGGACGTATCCCTTGGGGATGGTCTTGGACGCCTGTCCCGACATTATCGACTACAGTCGCGGTGGCATCGGCAATTGGCGCGACTTCCAGGCGGCGGTCGCTGTGGTTCGGCCGATGCTGGGAATCAGTCCGAGCGCCTGGTTCGATGCGCAAACCGTCATGGGCGAAAGCGACGCGGCCGTCGTCGTGGCCGCCATTCTGCAGAGGGGAGAAGCGATCAGCAGTGCCGGCGGCTATCTGCGCGGCCTGACCCGCAAGGCCGCAGCGGGGGAATTCTCTCTGGGACCGATGCTGATGGCCCTGATCGGCAGCAGAAAGCGGGAGAAGCAACGTGCCTAG
- a CDS encoding WGR domain-containing protein — translation MLVLDRTDPHQNMARFYVLSLEPTLFGDAALVREWGRWGRPGRRRLDLFADIEAAAEALEDWLRKKTRRGYRVADSAAGAEDRDRRV, via the coding sequence ATGCTGGTGCTGGACCGGACCGATCCGCACCAGAACATGGCGCGCTTCTACGTGCTCTCCCTCGAACCGACGCTGTTCGGCGATGCGGCGCTCGTGCGCGAATGGGGACGCTGGGGCCGGCCCGGCCGGCGGCGGTTGGACCTGTTTGCGGATATCGAGGCGGCCGCCGAGGCGCTCGAGGACTGGTTGCGGAAAAAGACCAGGCGCGGCTATCGCGTCGCCGACAGTGCGGCCGGAGCCGAGGATCGCGACAGGCGCGTCTAG